The genomic segment AGAACCTGCGGCTGCTCGAGGCGATCCTCGGGCCGCGCGGGTACCAGCTCGTCACGGCGGAGTCCGGTACCACCGGGCTCGCCGCGGTCATCCGCGAGCACCCCGACCTCGTGCTGCTCGACATCGTCATGCCGGACCTCAATGGGTACGACGTGTGCCGCCGACTGCGAGACGACCCGGCAACGCGGTTCTTACCTATCGTGATGATCACCGCGAGTGGCGACCAGGAACGCGTTCAGGCGCTGGAAGCTGGAGCGGACGACTTCATCGCGAAGCCGTTCAATCAGCTCGAGCTCCTCGCGCGGGTACGCTCGCTTCTCCGTCTGAAGGAATACCACGACACGATCAGGCAACAGTCGAGCGAGCTCGCGGAGTGGAATCGCACGCTCGAGGCGCGCGTACGCGAACAGGTCGAAGAGATCGAGCGCGTCGGTCGACTGCGACGGTTCCTCTCACCGCAGATCGCCGAGCTCGTGCTGTCGCAGGAATCGCTCCTGCAGCCGCATCGCCGCGAGATAAGCGTCGTGTTCTGCGACCTGCGCGGTTTCACCACCTTCTCGGAGACTGCCGAGCCCGAGGAGTCGCTCGCGGTGCTCCGCGACTACCACCAGGCCGTCGGGGCGGCGGTCTTCCGCAACGAGGGCACGCTCGAACATTTCGCCGGCGACGGCGTGATGGTCTGGTTCAACGACCCGGTCCCGCAGGAGGATCACCCACTCCGCGCCGCGCGAATGGCGATCGCCGTGCGTGAGCGGATGACCGAGCAGTTCACGAAATGGGAGAAACGCGGGCACAAGCTCGGGTTCGGCGCCGGGATCGCCATGGGTCATGCGACCCTCGGGCGCATCGGCTTCGAGGGCCGCTACGACTACGGCGCGGTGGGTAACGTGACGAATCTCGCGCAGCGGCTGTCGGCGGAGGCGAAGCCCGGGCAGATCCTCGTGAGCCAGCGCGTCTACGGTGCGATCGAGAGTGCGATCGAGTCGGAGGCCGTAGGAGACCTGGCGTTGAAGGGGTATTCACGGCCGGTCCCGGCCTACAGCGTGCTCGCGCTACGCGTGCTTGCCCATCCGGCCGTCGACTAGGTAAGGCGGCCCGATGAACAGCAGCCGCTAACTCGGCGCTGTCCATCCGAGCCGTGAAGGTCCATGATGCGGAGATGAGAACTCGCACGCCACCGCAGCGGGTGCTGGTCGTCGAGGACGTCGCGGACCTGCGTGACTTCTACGCGATCCTCCTCCGAGAGGAGGGCTACGAAGTGGCGTGCGCGACCGATGGCAGCGACGCGCTGCGCTGGCTCTCATGGCGACCGGACGTGATCCTGCTCGACTTGATGATGCCGGTCATGAACGGCTATGAGTTCTACGCGAAGATGCGCGATCTGCCCGGCGAACATCCTCCGGTGATCGTCGTGTCCGCGGTCGCGCCGATGCGCGCCGAGCTTCCCGGGATCCACGCGACGCTCCCCAAGCCATTCGAGTTCTCGCAGCTTCTAAGCCGCGTCGCGACCGCCGTGATGCGCGGCCCCGGCCCGACGCAGAGCGCAGCCGCGACCTAAGAGAGCTGCGCGCGCTGCAGCAGCGCGGGTAATGCTTCGGCCGCCTTGGCGCGGACCTCAGCTGGATCGAAGAGCAGTGGCGCGCCGCCGCGGACGATGAACGTGCCGTCCACCATGACGTCGCGCACGCCCCGCGAGCCGCCGCCGAAGACGATCCGCGCGACGGGATCGCCGCCCGGCCCGGCGAGGCGCTCGCTGTCGATCACGGCGATGTCCGCGCGGCGCCCGACCACAAGCGTGCCGATCTCCTCTTCGAGGTGGAGCGCTCGAGCTCCCTCGCGTGTCGCCATTCCGAGCGCATCGCCGGCGGTCAACGAACCCTGCCCGCGGAGCGTCCGCGCGAGTAGGGTCGCGAGCCGCACCTCGTCAAAGCCATCGAGCTCGTTGTTGCACGCCGCGCCGTCCGCACCGAGGCCAACGGTGACGCGCGCCTGTCTCAGGCGGACGACATCCGCGACGCCAGAGCCGAGCTTCAGATTCGACG from the Candidatus Limnocylindria bacterium genome contains:
- a CDS encoding response regulator; translated protein: MKRIPKILAVDDTPENLRLLEAILGPRGYQLVTAESGTTGLAAVIREHPDLVLLDIVMPDLNGYDVCRRLRDDPATRFLPIVMITASGDQERVQALEAGADDFIAKPFNQLELLARVRSLLRLKEYHDTIRQQSSELAEWNRTLEARVREQVEEIERVGRLRRFLSPQIAELVLSQESLLQPHRREISVVFCDLRGFTTFSETAEPEESLAVLRDYHQAVGAAVFRNEGTLEHFAGDGVMVWFNDPVPQEDHPLRAARMAIAVRERMTEQFTKWEKRGHKLGFGAGIAMGHATLGRIGFEGRYDYGAVGNVTNLAQRLSAEAKPGQILVSQRVYGAIESAIESEAVGDLALKGYSRPVPAYSVLALRVLAHPAVD
- a CDS encoding response regulator transcription factor; this translates as MRTRTPPQRVLVVEDVADLRDFYAILLREEGYEVACATDGSDALRWLSWRPDVILLDLMMPVMNGYEFYAKMRDLPGEHPPVIVVSAVAPMRAELPGIHATLPKPFEFSQLLSRVATAVMRGPGPTQSAAAT